A part of Quatrionicoccus australiensis genomic DNA contains:
- a CDS encoding 5-carboxymethyl-2-hydroxymuconate Delta-isomerase: MPHLIFEVTDNLDAAEADVRSLLKKANQVLIDQGGVFPIGGIRSRVVWLHDYCVADGTVDDAFVHVTLKIGGGRSEEAKKKAGDELFAMICEHFATIYAKRTLALSMEIVEFSESGTWKQNNIHARYKKT, from the coding sequence ATGCCCCATCTGATCTTTGAAGTCACCGACAACCTTGACGCGGCCGAAGCCGACGTCAGGAGCCTGTTGAAAAAAGCCAACCAGGTGTTGATTGACCAGGGTGGGGTGTTCCCGATCGGCGGCATCCGTTCCCGCGTCGTCTGGCTGCACGATTACTGCGTGGCCGACGGCACGGTGGACGATGCCTTCGTGCATGTCACGCTGAAAATTGGCGGCGGCCGCAGCGAAGAAGCCAAAAAGAAAGCCGGCGACGAGCTGTTCGCGATGATCTGCGAGCACTTCGCCACGATTTACGCAAAGCGCACGCTGGCCCTGTCGATGGAAATCGTCGAGTTCAGCGAATCCGGGACCTGGAAGCAAAACAATATCCACGCCCGTTACAAGAAGACTTAA
- the hpaD gene encoding 3,4-dihydroxyphenylacetate 2,3-dioxygenase, translating to MGKLVLAAKITHVPSMYLSEMDGPHKGCRQAAIDGHKEIARRMRELKVDTIVVFDTHWLVNAGYHINCAPSWEGIYTSNELPHFIKNMPFSYEGNPALGHAIAAAATSAGVLTRAHDATSLALEYGTLVPMRYMNEDKQFKVISVSAMCTVHNLADSIELGRAVRRAIEQSEGNVAVLASGSLSHRFAQNGVSEQFMHKVWDPFLENVDRHVIELWKNGDWKTFCGMLPEYAVKCHGEGMMHDTAMLLGVLGAEDYQGKAEIVTPYFGSSGTGQINVVFPIQ from the coding sequence ATGGGCAAACTCGTCCTCGCCGCCAAGATCACCCACGTACCGTCGATGTACCTGTCCGAAATGGATGGGCCGCACAAGGGCTGCCGCCAGGCCGCCATCGACGGCCACAAGGAAATCGCCCGCCGCATGCGCGAGCTGAAGGTCGACACCATCGTCGTCTTCGACACGCACTGGCTGGTCAATGCCGGCTATCACATCAACTGCGCGCCGAGCTGGGAGGGCATCTATACCTCCAACGAGCTGCCGCACTTCATCAAGAACATGCCGTTCTCGTACGAAGGCAACCCGGCGCTCGGGCATGCCATCGCCGCGGCAGCGACCTCTGCCGGCGTGCTTACCCGCGCCCATGACGCGACCAGCCTGGCGCTCGAATACGGCACCCTGGTGCCGATGCGCTACATGAACGAAGACAAGCAGTTCAAGGTCATCTCGGTCTCGGCGATGTGCACCGTGCATAACCTCGCCGACTCGATCGAGCTGGGCCGCGCCGTGCGCCGCGCCATCGAGCAGAGCGAAGGCAATGTTGCCGTGCTCGCCTCCGGTTCGCTGTCGCACCGCTTCGCGCAGAACGGTGTGTCGGAGCAATTCATGCACAAGGTCTGGGATCCGTTCCTGGAAAACGTCGACCGCCACGTCATCGAACTGTGGAAGAACGGCGACTGGAAGACCTTCTGCGGCATGTTGCCGGAGTACGCGGTCAAGTGTCACGGTGAAGGCATGATGCACGACACGGCGATGCTGCTCGGCGTGCTCGGTGCCGAGGATTACCAGGGCAAGGCCGAAATCGTGACGCCTTACTTTGGTTCGTCCGGCACCGGCCAGATCAACGTCGTGTTCCCCATTCAATAA
- a CDS encoding fumarylacetoacetate hydrolase family protein, producing MIKQQVSGTVYGVILNDAASVQKIGSLAEAPYKGAPKAPALYIKPANTRAACGAAVNLPGDAKTVEVAATIGLVMGRAAGRLTAENALDAVAGIVLAADLSLPHASYYRPAIREKCFDGSLPLSSVKPLVDLDQLVLNTEIDGKVVESRSLAGLIRQPAQLLADVTEFMSLRQGDVLLVGVSYQAPQAAAGSKITLSADGVGSLSFTIAEGVAA from the coding sequence ATGATCAAACAGCAAGTCAGCGGTACGGTATATGGCGTCATTCTCAATGACGCAGCCTCCGTGCAAAAAATCGGTTCGCTCGCAGAGGCGCCTTACAAGGGCGCTCCGAAGGCCCCGGCCCTGTACATCAAGCCGGCCAATACCCGCGCTGCCTGCGGCGCAGCGGTCAACCTGCCGGGTGATGCCAAAACCGTCGAGGTGGCCGCCACCATCGGTCTGGTCATGGGCCGTGCCGCCGGTCGCCTGACGGCTGAAAACGCACTCGATGCTGTCGCCGGCATCGTGCTCGCCGCCGACCTGAGCCTGCCGCACGCCAGCTACTACCGCCCGGCGATCCGCGAAAAATGTTTCGACGGCTCGCTGCCGCTGTCTTCGGTCAAGCCGCTGGTCGATCTCGATCAACTGGTCCTCAACACCGAAATTGACGGCAAGGTTGTCGAATCCCGCTCACTGGCCGGCCTGATCCGCCAGCCGGCACAACTGCTCGCCGATGTCACCGAATTCATGAGCCTGCGCCAGGGTGACGTGCTGCTCGTCGGCGTCAGCTACCAGGCGCCGCAAGCCGCGGCCGGCAGCAAGATCACGCTCAGCGCCGACGGGGTCGGCAGCCTGAGCTTCACCATCGCCGAAGGAGTTGCAGCATGA
- the hpaD gene encoding 3,4-dihydroxyphenylacetate 2,3-dioxygenase: MGEILMAIKCTHVPSMLISEQPGPAHGCRQAAIDAEREIGRRAAELGVDTFIVFDTHWLVNAGYHINNNAVHKGNYTSHEFPHFIQDLPYEFPGNPELGDLIAEEATAMGVKTRAHRVASLDLEYGTILPMRYMNPEGKIKVVSIAGWSTFGSLEESRILGEALAKAVARSNCKVAIVASGSMSHQIWENRLVEEGFNTISREFNKQVDLRALQLWEEGQWATFLRMLPEYAQYCTGEGKMHDTAMLFGALGWDKYEGKAEIVCPYFESSGTGQVVVSLPVAGIPLSARGIGAEMPVS; encoded by the coding sequence ATGGGTGAAATTCTGATGGCCATCAAGTGCACGCACGTGCCGTCGATGCTTATTTCCGAACAGCCGGGACCCGCGCATGGGTGCCGCCAGGCTGCGATTGATGCCGAACGCGAGATCGGCCGCCGCGCCGCCGAACTCGGCGTCGACACCTTCATCGTGTTCGACACGCACTGGCTGGTCAATGCCGGTTATCACATCAACAACAATGCGGTGCACAAGGGCAATTACACCAGCCACGAGTTCCCGCATTTCATCCAGGACCTGCCCTACGAGTTTCCGGGCAATCCGGAACTGGGCGACCTGATCGCCGAAGAAGCCACCGCCATGGGCGTCAAGACGCGTGCGCACCGGGTTGCTTCGCTCGATCTCGAATACGGCACCATCCTGCCGATGCGCTACATGAACCCGGAAGGCAAGATCAAGGTGGTTTCGATTGCCGGCTGGAGCACCTTCGGCTCGCTCGAAGAGTCGCGCATCCTCGGCGAAGCGCTGGCCAAGGCCGTCGCTCGCAGCAACTGCAAGGTCGCCATCGTCGCGTCCGGCTCGATGTCGCACCAGATCTGGGAAAACCGCCTGGTCGAGGAAGGTTTCAACACGATCAGCCGCGAATTCAACAAGCAGGTCGACCTGCGCGCCCTGCAACTGTGGGAAGAAGGCCAGTGGGCCACCTTCCTGCGCATGCTGCCCGAATACGCCCAGTACTGCACCGGCGAAGGCAAGATGCACGACACCGCCATGCTGTTCGGCGCGCTCGGCTGGGACAAATACGAAGGCAAGGCCGAAATCGTCTGCCCGTACTTCGAAAGTTCGGGTACCGGCCAGGTCGTGGTCAGCCTGCCGGTCGCCGGCATCCCGCTGAGCGCGCGCGGCATCGGCGCCGAAATGCCGGTTTCCTGA
- a CDS encoding fumarylacetoacetate hydrolase family protein translates to MKHGRIAYNGAVHQVTESADGRLCLADGRLLSENDFQWLPPVEVGTVFALGLNYADHAKELAFKAPEVPLVFLKGPNTITGHKAQTRRPADATYMHYECELAVVIGKTGKNVAKADAMDIVAGYTVANDYAIRDYLENYYRPNLRVKNRDACTPLGPWLVDAADVPNPMALKLTTRVNGKTTQEGTTADMIFDIPTLIEYLSSFMTLNPGDVILTGTPEGLADVKAGDVIETEVEGVCCLINSIVDDATYFAN, encoded by the coding sequence ATGAAGCACGGACGCATTGCCTACAACGGCGCCGTTCATCAGGTCACCGAATCTGCCGACGGCCGGCTCTGCCTGGCCGACGGCCGCCTGCTCTCTGAAAATGATTTTCAGTGGCTGCCGCCGGTCGAAGTCGGTACCGTCTTCGCGCTCGGCCTGAACTACGCCGACCACGCCAAGGAACTCGCCTTCAAGGCGCCGGAAGTGCCGCTCGTCTTTCTCAAGGGGCCGAACACCATCACCGGCCACAAGGCGCAGACGCGCCGCCCGGCCGACGCCACCTACATGCACTACGAGTGCGAGCTGGCCGTGGTCATCGGCAAGACCGGCAAGAACGTCGCCAAGGCCGACGCCATGGATATCGTCGCCGGCTATACCGTGGCCAACGACTATGCCATCCGCGACTACCTCGAGAACTATTACCGCCCGAACCTGCGCGTCAAGAACCGCGACGCCTGCACGCCGCTCGGCCCCTGGCTGGTCGACGCCGCCGACGTGCCGAATCCGATGGCGCTCAAGCTGACCACCCGCGTCAATGGCAAGACGACGCAGGAAGGCACGACCGCCGACATGATTTTCGACATCCCGACGTTGATCGAATACCTGTCGTCCTTCATGACGCTGAATCCGGGCGACGTGATCCTGACTGGCACGCCGGAAGGCCTGGCTGACGTCAAGGCCGGCGATGTCATCGAAACCGAAGTCGAAGGGGTCTGTTGCCTGATCAACAGCATCGTCGACGACGCCACCTATTTCGCTAACTGA
- the hpaE gene encoding 5-carboxymethyl-2-hydroxymuconate semialdehyde dehydrogenase produces the protein MIKHIINGQKVDSKETFETINPATGEVIDTVASGGTDEINAAVAAAKAAFPGWAATPVKERARLVRKLGELIAANVEPIADMETADCGQVTNQTKRVLIPRASDNFNYFAELIQHMHGETYDSDTGHLNYTLWQPVGVCALISPWNVPFMTATWKTAPCLAFGNTAVMKMSELSPLTANRLGELALEAGIPAGVFNVVHGFGDKAGEPLVSHPDVRSISFTGSTATGNRIVKAAGLKKFSMELGGKSPFIIFDDADYERALDAAIFMIFSNNGERCTAGSRIIVQEGIYDKFVADFAARASRLVVGDPMDPNTVIGPMISKGHQDKVNYYIELGKQEGAEVVFGGGTPVVADKFKNGFWVQPTVFANVDNKMRIAQEEIFGPVPCIIRFKTEEDAVRIANDTIYGLSSYLWTNNTGRAIRLAKAIESGMTFVNSQNVRDLRQPFGGSKASGTGREGNHYSYDVFCEAKNIAVSYGSHHIPRWGV, from the coding sequence ATGATCAAGCACATCATCAACGGCCAGAAGGTCGACAGCAAGGAAACGTTCGAAACCATCAACCCGGCGACCGGTGAAGTCATCGACACCGTTGCCAGCGGCGGTACGGACGAAATCAACGCCGCGGTGGCTGCCGCCAAGGCCGCCTTCCCGGGCTGGGCGGCAACGCCGGTCAAGGAACGCGCCCGTCTGGTGCGCAAGCTGGGTGAACTGATCGCCGCCAATGTCGAGCCGATTGCCGACATGGAAACCGCCGACTGCGGTCAGGTCACCAACCAGACCAAGCGCGTGCTGATTCCGCGTGCCTCCGACAACTTCAATTACTTCGCCGAGCTGATCCAGCACATGCACGGTGAAACCTACGATTCCGACACCGGCCACCTTAATTACACGCTGTGGCAGCCGGTCGGCGTCTGCGCGCTGATCTCGCCGTGGAACGTGCCGTTCATGACCGCGACCTGGAAGACGGCACCGTGCCTGGCTTTCGGCAACACCGCGGTGATGAAAATGTCCGAATTGTCGCCGTTGACCGCCAACCGCCTCGGCGAACTGGCCCTCGAAGCCGGCATTCCGGCCGGCGTCTTCAACGTCGTGCATGGTTTCGGCGACAAGGCTGGCGAACCGCTCGTCTCGCATCCGGATGTCCGCTCGATCTCCTTCACCGGCTCGACCGCTACCGGCAACCGCATCGTCAAGGCCGCCGGCCTGAAGAAGTTCTCGATGGAACTGGGCGGCAAGTCGCCGTTCATCATCTTCGACGACGCCGACTACGAACGCGCCCTCGATGCCGCCATCTTCATGATCTTCTCGAACAACGGCGAACGCTGCACTGCCGGCTCGCGGATCATTGTCCAGGAAGGCATCTACGACAAGTTCGTCGCCGATTTCGCCGCCCGTGCCTCGCGCCTGGTGGTCGGTGATCCGATGGATCCGAACACCGTGATCGGCCCGATGATCTCCAAGGGCCACCAGGACAAGGTCAATTACTACATCGAACTCGGCAAGCAGGAAGGCGCCGAAGTCGTCTTCGGCGGCGGCACGCCGGTCGTCGCCGACAAGTTCAAGAACGGTTTCTGGGTGCAGCCGACCGTGTTCGCCAATGTCGACAACAAGATGCGCATCGCCCAGGAAGAAATCTTCGGGCCGGTGCCCTGCATCATCCGCTTCAAGACCGAAGAGGACGCTGTGCGCATCGCCAACGACACCATCTACGGCCTCTCGTCGTACTTGTGGACCAACAACACCGGCCGCGCCATCCGCCTGGCCAAGGCCATCGAGTCGGGCATGACCTTCGTCAACAGCCAGAACGTGCGCGACCTGCGCCAGCCCTTCGGCGGTTCCAAGGCTTCCGGCACCGGTCGTGAAGGCAACCATTACAGCTACGACGTGTTCTGCGAAGCCAAGAACATCGCCGTCTCGTATGGCAGCCATCACATCCCGCGCTGGGGCGTCTAA
- the hpaH gene encoding 2-oxo-hept-4-ene-1,7-dioate hydratase yields MLSQDIIEATARRFHEAEKTRQQIRQISLDYPEITIPDAYAIQKAWVDMKIAEGRKIVGHKIGLTSRAMQMSSQINEPDYGTLLDDMVFADGGEIPVDRFIVPMIEVELAFILKDRLEGENVSMLDVLSATDYVIPALELIDARSQRIDPESKRPRKVFDTISDNAANAGIIMGGRPIKPMDIDLRWVSALLYRNGVIEETGVAAGVLNHPANGIAWLAKRFAPHGVALEPGQIILAGSFTRPVPASRGDTFHVDYGPLGNITCRFV; encoded by the coding sequence ATGCTCAGCCAGGACATCATCGAAGCCACCGCGCGTCGCTTCCACGAAGCCGAAAAGACCCGCCAGCAGATCCGCCAGATTTCGCTGGATTACCCGGAAATCACCATCCCCGACGCCTACGCGATCCAGAAGGCCTGGGTCGACATGAAGATCGCCGAAGGGCGCAAGATCGTCGGCCACAAGATCGGCCTGACCTCGCGCGCCATGCAGATGTCGTCGCAGATCAACGAGCCGGACTACGGCACGCTGCTCGATGACATGGTCTTTGCCGATGGCGGCGAAATCCCGGTCGACCGCTTCATCGTGCCGATGATCGAGGTCGAGCTGGCCTTCATCCTGAAAGATCGTCTCGAAGGCGAAAACGTCAGCATGCTCGACGTGCTCTCCGCCACCGACTACGTGATTCCGGCGCTCGAACTGATCGATGCCCGCTCGCAGCGCATTGACCCGGAAAGCAAGCGGCCGCGCAAGGTCTTCGACACCATTTCCGATAATGCCGCGAACGCCGGCATCATCATGGGCGGTCGTCCGATCAAGCCGATGGACATCGACCTGCGCTGGGTTTCGGCCTTGCTCTACCGCAACGGCGTGATCGAGGAAACCGGCGTCGCCGCCGGCGTGCTCAACCATCCGGCCAACGGCATCGCCTGGCTGGCCAAGCGCTTCGCGCCGCACGGCGTGGCGCTCGAACCGGGCCAGATCATCCTCGCCGGCTCCTTCACGCGGCCGGTGCCGGCCAGCCGGGGCGACACCTTCCATGTCGATTACGGCCCCCTCGGCAACATCACCTGCCGTTTTGTCTGA